The genomic window GCCGCGATGATTGGGAAACGTGGGTCAAATGTCCAACTAAGCCTGCCAGCGCAGCTGACGACGGGAAAGTATCGTAGTGAGCCAGAAAAGAACCGAAAGCTCCCACTTGTAGTGGTACAGCGGCGACGTCGGTGCGCAGCCTAATCTGAGCAGCTACCAGCCAGGACGCTTCAAATATCTGAATACCGGGCGCCATGTCCACGCCAAGGTCGCAAAGCAAAGAATCAATCGACGAAATGCCCGGTATGACCCGAAACGGGATGACAAATTGCTTGGCATAGCGAATGATATTCTGTGTGACACTATCGTACGCTAGAGGGTTGCGTAGGTTACGTATGCAATCGGATTGGTTTCCTTCACCGATTCGACGATGGTCTTCGCAACCCGGTCATAGTTATCTGTTCTTGGGATGCCTTGCATATACATGGGCAATACATTGACAACCTTTAATTCTTGATCTACTAATTTCTCGGGCACCCACAGAGTCGGCGGTTCCTGAATAATTGTGTAGATGCGAGCGCAAGATCTCATCGCACGGTCAGCCTCGACCGTCGTATGTTCAGGGATGCTTACTCCAAGCCCAATGATAAAGATTGACCAAATCCCATCGCACCTGCTTCAGGCCAGGAAGAATGTTCTCGCGCTTTGCGAGATCGAGCGAGGTGATGACCATCGGCGTCTCAATCCATTGATTGTATCCGTCTGACCAACCACATCTGTTAACCGTGTCTCGGCTGTGGTGGACTGTTGTCATGGCTGGAGAGACTGGAATGGCGGTTCGTCGTCGGGGTCGGGCGGAGATTGCTCGGATTGCGAGTTCTTACCGAGCGAGCGGTTTGAGACGAAGCGAGTTCTGCCGCCGTCATGGGTTGGCATTGAGCACGCTTAGCCGCCATTTGCAGAAACAGTTTGAGGCGGAAGCCCGTCAAGACAGCGAAGTTGTCGGACGTGGCCCCCTGGTTGAGGTAAAGCTGGCTGAAGTCGTAAATCCTGTTTGCAATCTGGATCGGACGGTTTCTCTTAAGGTGCTTTTGTCGAACGGTCGCCGGGTGGAAGTGGGCGATGGGTTCGACGACCAGACGTTACGACGCTTGGTCGCTGTTCTTGAGAGGTCGTAGCGTGTTCGGCGTGGGCGCTGCGACGCGCATCTATCTTGCTCCTGGCACAACCGACATGCGTAAATCGTTCGATGGCCTCTATGGTCTTGTGCGCGACCAGTTGTTGTGCGATCCATTGAGCGGTCATCTGTTTTTGTTTTCAAACGCAAAGAGGAATCGTCTCAAGGTCATTTTCTTTGACGGAACAGGGCTATGGGTCTGCTCGAAGCGAATTGAAAAGGGACGAGTACACTGGCCCGTCGTCGATCAGGAGCAGCGCAAAGTGGTGTTGAGCCAGGAGCAGTTTGCGATGCTTCTGGGTGGTATCGATCTTGCCCAGGCACGCGAACGCAAGTGGTTTCGCAAGCCCATCGCGGATGAATCATCAAAGTCACGAAAGACCGCATGAATACAGTGCTTTTCACTTGTTTATCCACAAGTGTTTCTGCTATTCAATAAGCATCGTGAGTGCGAATCTCAATCCTTCCGCAACGCCCACTCCGACCGATGGTTCATCCTCCCGCATCGACCTTCTCGATCAACTGAAAGCGCATCTTGATCCTTCGCTTTTTGCCGCAGTGAACGGCAAGTTCAACTCGTACGAGTTCCAGCTACAGAATGCGCAGTTGAAGGTACAGGTTCTTGAAGAGCGGTTGCGGCTGGCGCGAATTGCCAAGTATGGACCCGGCAGTGAGAAGCTGAGCGGCCTGCAATTGGAACTGTTGGAGCATGAACCTGGCGTCAGCAACGTAGAAGTTGCTGTCGAGAGCGAACGTGAGACGCTGCCTGGTTCTTCGCAGGATGAGAAGCAGAAGAAGAGGCGTTCGCATCCCGGCCACCAGAAACTGCCCGCCGATCTGCCCCGCGTGGAGAAGATCGTTGCCTGCACGCCGGAACAGTGCAAGTGCGGCAGCTGCGGCGCTGAGACGAAGGTGATCGGGTACGAAGTCAGCGAAGTTCTCGACGTGAAGCCGGCCGAGTATTTCGTGCAAGTCCTCAAGCGTGAAAAGCGGGCGTGCAAGAAGTGCGAAGAGCAAGGCGTAGCCACAGCGCCCGTAACCCCACGAATCATCGACAAGAGCCTGGTGTCGGACCAAATCATCATCGATACGATCGTTCGAAAGTATGGGGATCATAATCCTGTCTACCGTCAAAGCATGATCTTGTTGCGCGATGCGAGCATCGATATCGGCCGCGCTACGATCTGTGGCT from Terriglobia bacterium includes these protein-coding regions:
- a CDS encoding SAM-dependent methyltransferase translates to MWSIFIIGLGVSIPEHTTVEADRAMRSCARIYTIIQEPPTLWVPEKLVDQELKVVNVLPMYMQGIPRTDNYDRVAKTIVESVKETNPIAYVTYATL
- the tnpB gene encoding IS66 family insertion sequence element accessory protein TnpB (TnpB, as the term is used for proteins encoded by IS66 family insertion elements, is considered an accessory protein, since TnpC, encoded by a neighboring gene, is a DDE family transposase.), with the translated sequence MGSTTRRYDAWSLFLRGRSVFGVGAATRIYLAPGTTDMRKSFDGLYGLVRDQLLCDPLSGHLFLFSNAKRNRLKVIFFDGTGLWVCSKRIEKGRVHWPVVDQEQRKVVLSQEQFAMLLGGIDLAQARERKWFRKPIADESSKSRKTA
- a CDS encoding IS66 family transposase; translated protein: MSANLNPSATPTPTDGSSSRIDLLDQLKAHLDPSLFAAVNGKFNSYEFQLQNAQLKVQVLEERLRLARIAKYGPGSEKLSGLQLELLEHEPGVSNVEVAVESERETLPGSSQDEKQKKRRSHPGHQKLPADLPRVEKIVACTPEQCKCGSCGAETKVIGYEVSEVLDVKPAEYFVQVLKREKRACKKCEEQGVATAPVTPRIIDKSLVSDQIIIDTIVRKYGDHNPVYRQSMILLRDASIDIGRATICGWIMTVGEMLAPVVSAMRSQLLAGSYIQADETPVDVQTHDSRGKNHQSYLWQYGSPGGSVVFDFRMGRDREGPAHFLDKFEGILQTDGYVAYDRGVGGPKMVHAACWSHARRYFIDAIKLNKQDVDSVRIVELMDALFAIDARARDEKMDHAARHALRLQEALPLLDKIHEQILAMSKIVLPKSAAGKACSYALRLWRRLTIFLEHAALELSNNLAEN